The following proteins are encoded in a genomic region of Vulpes vulpes isolate BD-2025 chromosome X, VulVul3, whole genome shotgun sequence:
- the TEX13A gene encoding testis-expressed protein 13A: protein MALKPQDPSGGFQHDKVVAFINEKMAGHTKGPEFYLENLSLSWEEVENKLRTILEDSAVSSEAKNACAWSSLALGVRFAHKQGQLQGRRVHWLQDFAKLHKSATQALASDLKELTAQQDMERQEAAFQLRQTQANLAEMQKERDLLRWKLLRAELGSPWEREQRVQVAEEPGLTTASGAGTEGAGEEEEEAGAAATSATTADTIRGGRRRQKDSEGSEVTKKLGRGPTHIFGAEEQKNYTTGGQREGDLRSIETAMFYFSGTMKQGSRVTPSPLPVQLPASFTYSYSCPSSPFPPTPTPSPPAATFTAGAPSPTSPHWKPSEVSVWSDAGSQGTETQESQRDRRNSEPYQQRRLPIFRRPGDWDCPWCKAVNFSRREICFHCGRGIWLQSPQ, encoded by the exons ATGGCCTTGAAACCCCAGGACCCTAGTGGTGGTTTCCAGCACGACAAGGTGGTAGCTTTCATCAATGAGAAGATGGCCGGGCACACGAAAGGCCCCGAGTTCTACCTCGAAAATCTATCCCTGTcctgggaggaggtggagaaCAAGCTCAGGACCATCCTGGAGGACAGCGCAGTGTCCAGCGAGGCTAAAAACGCCTGTGCCTGGAGCAGCCTGGCCCTGGGCGTGCGCTTTGCCCACAAGCAGGGCCAGTTACAGGGGCGCAGGGTACACTGGCTCCAGGACTTCGCCAAACTGCATAAGTCCGCCACACAGGCCTTGGCCTCAGACCTAAAGGAGCTCACAGCACAGCAAGATATGGAGCGCCAAGAGGCAGCCTTTCAGCTGCGGCAGACACAAGCCAACCTGGCGGAGATGCAGAAGGAACGGGACCTCCTGAGGTGGAAGCTCCTCCGGGCT GAGCTGGGGTCTCCGTGGGAGCGGGAGCAGAGGGTCCAGGTCGCAGAGGAGCCAGGCCTGACCACTGCCAGTGGGGCTGGGACAGAAGGAGcaggtgaggaggaagaggaggcgggGGCTGCTGCTACTTCTGCTACAACTGCTGACACCATAAGAGGAGGAAGACGACGACAGAAGGACTCAGAAGGGTCAGAGGTCACAAAGAAACTGGGTAGAGGCCCCACACACATTTTTGGAGCTGAGGAGCAGAAAAATTACACCactggtgggcagagggagggagatctCAGGTCAATAGAAACAgccatgttttatttctctgggacCATGAAGCAGGGGTCCAGAGTCACACCATCGCCCCTTCctgtccagctccctgcctcaTTCACATACTCCTACTCATGCCCCTCATCCCCCTTCCCACCTACACCCACACCATCCCCACCAGCAGCAACGTTCACAGCAGGAGCTCCATCTCCAACATCTCCCCACTGGAAGCCCTCTGAAGTTAGTGTGTGGTCTGATGCAGGGTCCCAGGGAACAGAAACTCAAGAATCCCAAAGAGACAGGCGAAACTCTGAACCCTATCAGCAAAGAAGACTTCCCATATTTCGCAGGCCTGGGGATTGGGACTGTCCTTGGTGTAAAGCTGTGAATTTTTCACGGAGGGAAATCTGCTTCCACTGTGGGAGGGGAATTTGGCTGCAAAGCCCTCAGTGA